A single Loxodonta africana isolate mLoxAfr1 chromosome 12, mLoxAfr1.hap2, whole genome shotgun sequence DNA region contains:
- the ZNF646 gene encoding zinc finger protein 646 isoform X2 produces MEDVPASFSCSDCQRHFPSLPELVRHRELLHPSPNRVTEDTDQIPRPYRCQQCGRGYRHPGSLVNHRRTHETGLFPCTTCGKDFTNPMALKSHMRTHAPEGRRRHRPPRPKEATPCFQGEMASTDSWSQKLGSEEGWENQAKHTEETPGCESGPDPRAARGTWEDPSTRQREGWESQPDPEECTKHWGATTNSARAPPLPTPASNLLSNLEQYLAESVVNFTGGQEPTQSSPAEEERRYKCSQCGKTYKHAGSLTNHRQSHTLGIYPCAICFKEFSNLMALKNHSRLHAQYRPYRCPHCPRAFRLPRELLEHQQSHEGERQEKPWEEKGMPTTNGHINESIRDQLGTAQMLNGSGELSTPGELEDSSLEEYRPFRCEDCGRTYRHAGSLINHRKSHQTGVYPCSICSKQLFNAAALKNHVRAHHKPRQGTGEGRQSSVTPSSLPLSETTPKEEDDPTTALDHRPYKCNECGRAYRHRGSLVNHRHTHRTGEYQCSLCPRKYSNLMALRNHVRVHCKAARRSAGPGAEGPPSHLEVGAEAAPHVDQGHGCKHEEEAADTPPGTGGAPPQICSVCGLLFEDPESLDHHGRTHGGGEGENSQAETRVSPPRTFACQDCGKSYRHSGSLINHRQTHQTGDFSCGACAKHFHTMAAMKNHLRRHSRRRSRRHRRRAGSVGGGGGAKLPSAEDWAQELVEDSESPDFPQDPSGESPSGAEGNVESDGDCSQAEPEGDKCGLERDEACFQGDKEHRGDEEGPERKENCFLDSLDIPGDEEGNGARFCDGLTRVIEDQKPAADLPRSSPPSAEAVSSWQADASHTCSDCGHSFPHATGLLSHRPCHPPGIYQCSLCPKEFDSLPALRSHFRNHGPGEVSSAQPFLCCLCGMIFPGRAGYRLHRRQAHDSAGGTEGSEEEGEEEGATEAASTQSPPLQLSEAELLNQLQREVEALDGAGYGHICGCCGQTYDDLGSLERHHQSLGGAFGNTIDKAPSHLEESGNGTEMVTDGVCEGTVTSVSGEGADMKSGEGGGATVAENFCMQGGESSLEAQPRPFRCNQCGKTYRHGGSLVNHRKIHQTGDFICPVCSRCYPNLAAYRNHLRNHPRCKGSEPQVGPIPEAEGSCEPQITAEEGLGQAEVEKLQEELKVEPSEELARVKEEAWVETTVKGEETELRLETAEKGCQTEASSERPFSCEVCGRSYKHAGSLINHRQSHQTGHFGCQACSKGFSNLMSLKNHRRIHADPRRFRCGECGKAFRLRKQLASHQRVHVERRGGGGSRKLTREDRPFPCGQCGRTYRHAGSLLNHRRSHETGQYSCPTCPKTYSNRMALKDHQRLHVESRRRRAGRSRRAAVRCALCGRGFPGRGSLERHLREHEEETKRELASGQGGPDGTGGSEGKLAGLAGRSCGNEAVPQLEDGAMRSGAPAAPAAGRGDSSLPPPPTLTPLLDPSPQWPANLNFSL; encoded by the exons ATGGAGGACGTGCCTGCCTCATTCAGCTGCTCTGACTGTCAACGCCACTTTCCTAGCCTCCCAGAACTGGTCCGGCACCGAGAACTGCTCCATCCATCTCCCAACCGGGTCACTGAGGACACTGACCAAATCCCCAGGCCCTACCGCTGTCAGCAGTGTGGGCGGGGCTACCGTCATCCCGGGAGCCTGGTCAACCACCGCCGCACCCACGAGACTGGCCTTTTCCCCTGTACCACCTGTGGCAAGGACTTCACCAATCCCATGGCCCTCAAAAGCCACATGAGGACTCATGCTCCTGAGGGCCGCCGCAGGCACAGGCCTCCTCGCCCCAAGGAAGCCACCCCATGCTTCCAAGGTGAGATGGCGTCCACTGACTCATGGAGCCAGAAGCTTGGCTCTGAGGAAGGCTGGGAAAACCAGGCAAAACATACCGAAGAGACGCCTGGCTGTGAGTCTGGGCCTGACCCCAGGGCAGCTCGAGGTACTTGGGAGGATCCATCCACTAGACAAAGAGAAGGCTGGGAAAGCCAGCCAGATCCTGAGGAGTGTACAAAGCACTGGGGGGCCACCACCAACTCTGCCAGAGCCCCgcctctccccaccccagccaGCAACCTCCTTAGCAATTTGGAACAGTATTTGGCTGAATCAGTTGTGAACTTCACGGGGGGCCAGGAGCCTACCCAGTCCTCTCCTGCCGAGGAGGAACGGCGGTACAAGTGCAGCCAATGTGGGAAGACCTACAAGCATGCTGGAAGCCTCACCAACCACCGTCAGAGCCACACCCTGGGCATCTATCCTTGTGCTATCTGCTTCAAGGAGTTCTCTAACCTGATGGCTCTGAAGAACCACTCCCGGCTCCATGCCCAGTATCGGCCTTACCGGTGTCCCCACTGCCCCCGTGCCTTCCGGCTCCCCCGGGAGCTGCTGGAACACCAGCAGTCCCATGAGGGCGAAAGGCAGGAGAAGCCGTGGGAAGAGAAGGGGATGCCAACCACCAACGGGCACATAAATGAGAGCATTCGGGACCAGCTTGGTACTGCGCAGATGCTCAACGGCTCTGGGGAACTCAGCACCCCTGGGGAGCTAGAGGACAGTAGCCTGGAGGAATACCGGCCATTCCGCTGCGAGGATTGTGGACGCACTTACCGCCACGCTGGGAGCCTCATCAACCATCGCAAGAGCCACCAGACAGGTGTCTACCCCTGCTCCATCTGTTCCAAGCAGCTATTCAATGCAGCAGCCCTCAAAAACCATGTGCGGGCTCATCACAAACCCCGGCAAGGGACTGGGGAGGGTAGGCAGTCATCAGTGACACCATCTTCCCTGCCTCTGTCTGAGACCACCCCCAAAGAAGAAGATGACCCCACTACCGCCCTGGATCATCGCCCCTATAAGTGCAATGAGTGTGGTCGAGCCTACCGCCACCGGGGGAGCCTGGTGAACCACCGCCACACTCACCGGACAGGAGAGTACCAGTGTTCACTCTGTCCTCGCAAGTACTCCAACCTCATGGCTTTGCGTAACCACGTTCGTGTACACTGCAAGGCTGCTCGCCGCAGTGCAGGCCCAGGGGCCGAGGGTCCCCCCAGCCACCTCGAGGTGGGAGCAGAGGCAGCCCCACATGTAGATCAGGGGCATGGGTGCAAGCATGAAGAGGAGGCCGCTGATACCCCCCCAGGCACAGGTGGGGCACCACCACAGATCTGTAGTGTCTGTGGGCTGCTCTTTGAAGACCCTGAGAGCCTTGACCATCATGGCCGGACCCATGGGGGAGGAGAAGGGGAAAACAGCCAGGCAGAGACCAGGGTATCACCTCCTCGGACGTTTGCCTGCCAAGACTGTGGAAAAAGCTATCGCCACTCAGGCAGTCTTATCAACCACAGGCAGACCCACCAGACGGGGGACTTCAGTTGTGGGGCCTGTGCCAAACACTTCCACACCATGGCTGCCATGAAGAACCATTTGCGACGCCACAGTCGGCGGCGGAGTAGGCGACACCGGAGGCGGGCTGGCAGTGTGGGTGGTGGGGGCGGTGCCAAGCTCCCGTCAGCAGAGGACTGGGCCCAGGAGTTGGTGGAAGACAGTGAGAGCCCAGACTTTCCCCAGGACCCTTCAGGAGAGAGTCCTAGTGGGGCCGAAGGCAACGTGGAAAGTGATGGGGACTGTTCGCAGGCTGAACCTGAGGGGGACAAATGTGGGCTTGAGAGGGATGAGGCCTGTTTCCAGGGTGATAAAGAGCACAGAGGCGACGAGGAAGgaccagaaagaaaggagaaCTGTTTTCTTGACAGCTTGGACATCCCAGGTGATGAGGAAGGCAATGGGGCCCGCTTCTGTGACGGCCTCACTCGGGTGATTGAAGACCAGAAACCAGCCGCAGACCTGCCCAGGTCCTCGCCTCCCTCTGCTGAAGCTGTCTCTAGCTGGCAGGCTGACGCCTCCCACACATGTTCCGACTGCGGGCATTCTTTCCCTCATGCGACCGGCCTGTTGAGCCACAGGCCCTGCCATCCACCAGGCATCTATCAGTGCTCCCTCTGCCCAAAGGAGTTTGACTCACTGCCTGCCCTGCGCAGCCACTTCCGGAACCACGGGCCCGGCGAGGTGAGCTCGGCACAGCCTTTTCTCTGCTGCCTCTGTGGCATGATCTTCCCCGGGCGGGCTGGCTACAGGCTTCACCGGCGCCAGGCTCATGACTCCGCTGGTGGGACTGAGGGCTCggaagaggagggagaggaggaaggagcAACAGAGGCAGCCTCTACCCAGAGCCCTCCATTGCAGCTCTCAGAAGCAGAGCTGCTGAATCAACTGCAGCGGGAGGTGGAGGCGCTGGATGGAGCAGGCTATGGGCACATCTGTGGCTGCTGCGGACAGACCTATGACGACCTGGGGAGCCTGGAGCGTCACCACCAAAGTCTGGGTGGTGCTTTTGGGAACACCATAGACAAGGCACCCAGCCACTTGGAAGAGTCAGGTAATGGCACAGAGATGGTTACAGATGGTGTCTGTGAGGGCACAGTGACCTCAGTCTCTGGGGAGGGTGCAGACATGAAGTCTGGAGAGGGAGGAGGTGCCACAGTTGCAGAAAACTTTTGCATGCAGGGTGGTGAAAGTTCCTTGGAGGCCCAGCCCCGGCCCTTCCGCTGCAACCAATGCGGCAAGACCTATCGCCACGGGGGTAGCCTGGTGAACCACCGCAAGATCCACCAGACTGGAGACTTCATCTGCCCTGTCTGCTCCCGCTGCTATCCCAACCTGGCTGCCTACCGGAATCATCTACGAAACCACCCCCGCTGCAAAGGCTCTGAGCCCCAGGTGGGGCCCATCCCAGAGGCGGAAGGTAGCTGTGAGCCCCAGATCACGGCAGAGGAGGGCCTGGGGCAGGCGGAAGTGGAGAAGCTCCAGGAAGAACTTAAAGTGGAGCCCTCAGAGGAACTGGCAAGGGTGAAAGAAGAGGCATGGGTGGAGACCACTGTGAAGGGGGAGGAGACAGAGCTGAGGTTGGAGACTGCAGAGAAGGGCTGCCAGACTGAAGCCAGCTCTGAGCGGCCCTTCAGCTGCGAGGTGTGTGGTCGGTCATACAAGCACGCAGGCAGCCTCATCAATCACCGGCAGAGCCATCAGACCGGCCACTTCGGCTGCCAGGCCTGCTCCAAGGGCTTCTCCAACCTTATGTCCCTCAAGAACCATCGGCGCATCCATGCGGATCCCCGGCGTTTCCGGTGCGGCGAGTGTGGGAAGGCCTTCCGCCTGCGGAAACAGCTGGCCAGCCACCAGCGAGTCCACGTTGAGCGGCGTGGGGGTGGGGGCTCCCGAAAACTGACTCGGGAAGATCGGCCCTTCCCGTGTGGGCAGTGTGGGCGGACCTACCGCCACGCCGGGAGCCTCCTGAATCACCGGCGCAGCCATGAGACAGGCCAGTACAGCTGCCCCACCTGCCCCAAGACCTACTCCAACCGCATGGCACTGAAGGACCACCAGAGGCTGCACGTAGAGAGCCGGCGGCGGCGGGCAGGGAGGTCCCGGCGGGCAGCCGTGCGCTGCGCCCTCTGTGGCCGGGGCTTCCCTGGCCGGGGCTCTTTGGAGCGCCACCTGCGAGAGCATGAGGAGGAGACCAAAAGGGAGCTGGCCAGTGGCCAGGGAGGCCCAGATGGCACAGGGGGCAGTGAGGGGAAGCTGGCTGGACTCGCGGGCAGATCATGTGGTAATGAGGCAGTACCTCAGCTGGAGGATGGAGCCATGCGGTCAG GAGCTCCAGCGGCACCAGCAGCGGGCAGAGGGGACTCGTCATTGCCCCCTCCACCTACCCTGACTCCACTCCTGGACCCTTCACCCCAGTGGCCTGCAAACCTCAACTTTTCCCTCTGA
- the ZNF646 gene encoding zinc finger protein 646 isoform X1, which translates to MEDVPASFSCSDCQRHFPSLPELVRHRELLHPSPNRVTEDTDQIPRPYRCQQCGRGYRHPGSLVNHRRTHETGLFPCTTCGKDFTNPMALKSHMRTHAPEGRRRHRPPRPKEATPCFQGEMASTDSWSQKLGSEEGWENQAKHTEETPGCESGPDPRAARGTWEDPSTRQREGWESQPDPEECTKHWGATTNSARAPPLPTPASNLLSNLEQYLAESVVNFTGGQEPTQSSPAEEERRYKCSQCGKTYKHAGSLTNHRQSHTLGIYPCAICFKEFSNLMALKNHSRLHAQYRPYRCPHCPRAFRLPRELLEHQQSHEGERQEKPWEEKGMPTTNGHINESIRDQLGTAQMLNGSGELSTPGELEDSSLEEYRPFRCEDCGRTYRHAGSLINHRKSHQTGVYPCSICSKQLFNAAALKNHVRAHHKPRQGTGEGRQSSVTPSSLPLSETTPKEEDDPTTALDHRPYKCNECGRAYRHRGSLVNHRHTHRTGEYQCSLCPRKYSNLMALRNHVRVHCKAARRSAGPGAEGPPSHLEVGAEAAPHVDQGHGCKHEEEAADTPPGTGGAPPQICSVCGLLFEDPESLDHHGRTHGGGEGENSQAETRVSPPRTFACQDCGKSYRHSGSLINHRQTHQTGDFSCGACAKHFHTMAAMKNHLRRHSRRRSRRHRRRAGSVGGGGGAKLPSAEDWAQELVEDSESPDFPQDPSGESPSGAEGNVESDGDCSQAEPEGDKCGLERDEACFQGDKEHRGDEEGPERKENCFLDSLDIPGDEEGNGARFCDGLTRVIEDQKPAADLPRSSPPSAEAVSSWQADASHTCSDCGHSFPHATGLLSHRPCHPPGIYQCSLCPKEFDSLPALRSHFRNHGPGEVSSAQPFLCCLCGMIFPGRAGYRLHRRQAHDSAGGTEGSEEEGEEEGATEAASTQSPPLQLSEAELLNQLQREVEALDGAGYGHICGCCGQTYDDLGSLERHHQSLGGAFGNTIDKAPSHLEESGNGTEMVTDGVCEGTVTSVSGEGADMKSGEGGGATVAENFCMQGGESSLEAQPRPFRCNQCGKTYRHGGSLVNHRKIHQTGDFICPVCSRCYPNLAAYRNHLRNHPRCKGSEPQVGPIPEAEGSCEPQITAEEGLGQAEVEKLQEELKVEPSEELARVKEEAWVETTVKGEETELRLETAEKGCQTEASSERPFSCEVCGRSYKHAGSLINHRQSHQTGHFGCQACSKGFSNLMSLKNHRRIHADPRRFRCGECGKAFRLRKQLASHQRVHVERRGGGGSRKLTREDRPFPCGQCGRTYRHAGSLLNHRRSHETGQYSCPTCPKTYSNRMALKDHQRLHVESRRRRAGRSRRAAVRCALCGRGFPGRGSLERHLREHEEETKRELASGQGGPDGTGGSEGKLAGLAGRSCGNEAVPQLEDGAMRSGEHGQSTIRAAGSEARGPLSRGIMGKADGWQGDRGPVNHDGGWVPRGQVPTNPKDESWDSVPRSPCHLGNSKPSEPSMSHRNSWNDGDSSSQLQPESHPFSCCQCGKTYCRLGGLLNYHNTHKTDRHYCLLCSKEFLNPVATKSHSHNHIAAQTFACPDCGKAFQSHQELASHLQTHARGLSQVPLQMEEARDPKAGTTENQVGLLGQGKAQETPSEPSRAPGENAGRASRGQGVKSTGAEDEERPFRCAQCGRSYRHAGSLLNHQKAHTTGLYPCSLCPKLLPNLLSLKNHGRTHTDPKRHRCSICGKAFRTAARLEGHGRVHAPREGPFTCPHCPRHFRRQISFLQHQQQHQEEWTVAGSGAPAAPAAGRGDSSLPPPPTLTPLLDPSPQWPANLNFSL; encoded by the exons ATGGAGGACGTGCCTGCCTCATTCAGCTGCTCTGACTGTCAACGCCACTTTCCTAGCCTCCCAGAACTGGTCCGGCACCGAGAACTGCTCCATCCATCTCCCAACCGGGTCACTGAGGACACTGACCAAATCCCCAGGCCCTACCGCTGTCAGCAGTGTGGGCGGGGCTACCGTCATCCCGGGAGCCTGGTCAACCACCGCCGCACCCACGAGACTGGCCTTTTCCCCTGTACCACCTGTGGCAAGGACTTCACCAATCCCATGGCCCTCAAAAGCCACATGAGGACTCATGCTCCTGAGGGCCGCCGCAGGCACAGGCCTCCTCGCCCCAAGGAAGCCACCCCATGCTTCCAAGGTGAGATGGCGTCCACTGACTCATGGAGCCAGAAGCTTGGCTCTGAGGAAGGCTGGGAAAACCAGGCAAAACATACCGAAGAGACGCCTGGCTGTGAGTCTGGGCCTGACCCCAGGGCAGCTCGAGGTACTTGGGAGGATCCATCCACTAGACAAAGAGAAGGCTGGGAAAGCCAGCCAGATCCTGAGGAGTGTACAAAGCACTGGGGGGCCACCACCAACTCTGCCAGAGCCCCgcctctccccaccccagccaGCAACCTCCTTAGCAATTTGGAACAGTATTTGGCTGAATCAGTTGTGAACTTCACGGGGGGCCAGGAGCCTACCCAGTCCTCTCCTGCCGAGGAGGAACGGCGGTACAAGTGCAGCCAATGTGGGAAGACCTACAAGCATGCTGGAAGCCTCACCAACCACCGTCAGAGCCACACCCTGGGCATCTATCCTTGTGCTATCTGCTTCAAGGAGTTCTCTAACCTGATGGCTCTGAAGAACCACTCCCGGCTCCATGCCCAGTATCGGCCTTACCGGTGTCCCCACTGCCCCCGTGCCTTCCGGCTCCCCCGGGAGCTGCTGGAACACCAGCAGTCCCATGAGGGCGAAAGGCAGGAGAAGCCGTGGGAAGAGAAGGGGATGCCAACCACCAACGGGCACATAAATGAGAGCATTCGGGACCAGCTTGGTACTGCGCAGATGCTCAACGGCTCTGGGGAACTCAGCACCCCTGGGGAGCTAGAGGACAGTAGCCTGGAGGAATACCGGCCATTCCGCTGCGAGGATTGTGGACGCACTTACCGCCACGCTGGGAGCCTCATCAACCATCGCAAGAGCCACCAGACAGGTGTCTACCCCTGCTCCATCTGTTCCAAGCAGCTATTCAATGCAGCAGCCCTCAAAAACCATGTGCGGGCTCATCACAAACCCCGGCAAGGGACTGGGGAGGGTAGGCAGTCATCAGTGACACCATCTTCCCTGCCTCTGTCTGAGACCACCCCCAAAGAAGAAGATGACCCCACTACCGCCCTGGATCATCGCCCCTATAAGTGCAATGAGTGTGGTCGAGCCTACCGCCACCGGGGGAGCCTGGTGAACCACCGCCACACTCACCGGACAGGAGAGTACCAGTGTTCACTCTGTCCTCGCAAGTACTCCAACCTCATGGCTTTGCGTAACCACGTTCGTGTACACTGCAAGGCTGCTCGCCGCAGTGCAGGCCCAGGGGCCGAGGGTCCCCCCAGCCACCTCGAGGTGGGAGCAGAGGCAGCCCCACATGTAGATCAGGGGCATGGGTGCAAGCATGAAGAGGAGGCCGCTGATACCCCCCCAGGCACAGGTGGGGCACCACCACAGATCTGTAGTGTCTGTGGGCTGCTCTTTGAAGACCCTGAGAGCCTTGACCATCATGGCCGGACCCATGGGGGAGGAGAAGGGGAAAACAGCCAGGCAGAGACCAGGGTATCACCTCCTCGGACGTTTGCCTGCCAAGACTGTGGAAAAAGCTATCGCCACTCAGGCAGTCTTATCAACCACAGGCAGACCCACCAGACGGGGGACTTCAGTTGTGGGGCCTGTGCCAAACACTTCCACACCATGGCTGCCATGAAGAACCATTTGCGACGCCACAGTCGGCGGCGGAGTAGGCGACACCGGAGGCGGGCTGGCAGTGTGGGTGGTGGGGGCGGTGCCAAGCTCCCGTCAGCAGAGGACTGGGCCCAGGAGTTGGTGGAAGACAGTGAGAGCCCAGACTTTCCCCAGGACCCTTCAGGAGAGAGTCCTAGTGGGGCCGAAGGCAACGTGGAAAGTGATGGGGACTGTTCGCAGGCTGAACCTGAGGGGGACAAATGTGGGCTTGAGAGGGATGAGGCCTGTTTCCAGGGTGATAAAGAGCACAGAGGCGACGAGGAAGgaccagaaagaaaggagaaCTGTTTTCTTGACAGCTTGGACATCCCAGGTGATGAGGAAGGCAATGGGGCCCGCTTCTGTGACGGCCTCACTCGGGTGATTGAAGACCAGAAACCAGCCGCAGACCTGCCCAGGTCCTCGCCTCCCTCTGCTGAAGCTGTCTCTAGCTGGCAGGCTGACGCCTCCCACACATGTTCCGACTGCGGGCATTCTTTCCCTCATGCGACCGGCCTGTTGAGCCACAGGCCCTGCCATCCACCAGGCATCTATCAGTGCTCCCTCTGCCCAAAGGAGTTTGACTCACTGCCTGCCCTGCGCAGCCACTTCCGGAACCACGGGCCCGGCGAGGTGAGCTCGGCACAGCCTTTTCTCTGCTGCCTCTGTGGCATGATCTTCCCCGGGCGGGCTGGCTACAGGCTTCACCGGCGCCAGGCTCATGACTCCGCTGGTGGGACTGAGGGCTCggaagaggagggagaggaggaaggagcAACAGAGGCAGCCTCTACCCAGAGCCCTCCATTGCAGCTCTCAGAAGCAGAGCTGCTGAATCAACTGCAGCGGGAGGTGGAGGCGCTGGATGGAGCAGGCTATGGGCACATCTGTGGCTGCTGCGGACAGACCTATGACGACCTGGGGAGCCTGGAGCGTCACCACCAAAGTCTGGGTGGTGCTTTTGGGAACACCATAGACAAGGCACCCAGCCACTTGGAAGAGTCAGGTAATGGCACAGAGATGGTTACAGATGGTGTCTGTGAGGGCACAGTGACCTCAGTCTCTGGGGAGGGTGCAGACATGAAGTCTGGAGAGGGAGGAGGTGCCACAGTTGCAGAAAACTTTTGCATGCAGGGTGGTGAAAGTTCCTTGGAGGCCCAGCCCCGGCCCTTCCGCTGCAACCAATGCGGCAAGACCTATCGCCACGGGGGTAGCCTGGTGAACCACCGCAAGATCCACCAGACTGGAGACTTCATCTGCCCTGTCTGCTCCCGCTGCTATCCCAACCTGGCTGCCTACCGGAATCATCTACGAAACCACCCCCGCTGCAAAGGCTCTGAGCCCCAGGTGGGGCCCATCCCAGAGGCGGAAGGTAGCTGTGAGCCCCAGATCACGGCAGAGGAGGGCCTGGGGCAGGCGGAAGTGGAGAAGCTCCAGGAAGAACTTAAAGTGGAGCCCTCAGAGGAACTGGCAAGGGTGAAAGAAGAGGCATGGGTGGAGACCACTGTGAAGGGGGAGGAGACAGAGCTGAGGTTGGAGACTGCAGAGAAGGGCTGCCAGACTGAAGCCAGCTCTGAGCGGCCCTTCAGCTGCGAGGTGTGTGGTCGGTCATACAAGCACGCAGGCAGCCTCATCAATCACCGGCAGAGCCATCAGACCGGCCACTTCGGCTGCCAGGCCTGCTCCAAGGGCTTCTCCAACCTTATGTCCCTCAAGAACCATCGGCGCATCCATGCGGATCCCCGGCGTTTCCGGTGCGGCGAGTGTGGGAAGGCCTTCCGCCTGCGGAAACAGCTGGCCAGCCACCAGCGAGTCCACGTTGAGCGGCGTGGGGGTGGGGGCTCCCGAAAACTGACTCGGGAAGATCGGCCCTTCCCGTGTGGGCAGTGTGGGCGGACCTACCGCCACGCCGGGAGCCTCCTGAATCACCGGCGCAGCCATGAGACAGGCCAGTACAGCTGCCCCACCTGCCCCAAGACCTACTCCAACCGCATGGCACTGAAGGACCACCAGAGGCTGCACGTAGAGAGCCGGCGGCGGCGGGCAGGGAGGTCCCGGCGGGCAGCCGTGCGCTGCGCCCTCTGTGGCCGGGGCTTCCCTGGCCGGGGCTCTTTGGAGCGCCACCTGCGAGAGCATGAGGAGGAGACCAAAAGGGAGCTGGCCAGTGGCCAGGGAGGCCCAGATGGCACAGGGGGCAGTGAGGGGAAGCTGGCTGGACTCGCGGGCAGATCATGTGGTAATGAGGCAGTACCTCAGCTGGAGGATGGAGCCATGCGGTCAGGTGAGCACGGTCAGAGCACCATCAGGGCAGCAGGTTCAGAAGCCAGAGGGCCACTGTCTAGGGGGATCATGGGGAAGGCAGATGGGTGGCAAGGAGACAGGGGACCAGTGAATCATGATGGAGGTTGGGTTCCTCGGGGTCAGGTACCGACTAATCCCAAAGACGAGTCATGGGACAGTGTCCCCAGGAGCCCTTGCCACCTTGGCAACAGCAAGCCCAGTGAACCTAGTATGAGTCATAGGAATAGCTGGAACGATGGAGACAGCAGCTCTCAGCTTCAGCCAGAGAGCCACCCCTTTTCCTGCTGCCAGTGTGGCAAGACCTACTGCCGATTAGGCGGGCTTTTGAACTACCACAACACTCACAAGACAGACCGTCACTATTGTCTGCTCTGCTCCAAGGAATTCTTGAACCCTGTGGCCACCAAGAGCCACAGCCACAACCACATAGCTGCTCAGACCTTTGCCTGCCCTGACTGTGGCAAGGCCTTTCAGTCCCACCAAGAACTAGCCAGCCACCTGCAAACTCATGCCAGGGGCCTCAGTCAGGTGCCACTCCAGATGGAGGAGGCCAGGGATCCCAAAGCTGGGACTACAGAGAACCAGGTGGGTCTCCTTGGTCAAGGGAAAGCCCAGGAGACCCCATCAGAACCCTCTAGGGCTCCAGGAGAGAACGCTGGGAGAGCTAGTAGAGGGCAAGGAGTAAAGTCCACAGGGGCTGAAGATGAAGAGCGGCCCTTCCGCTGTGCCCAGTGTGGGCGTTCCTACCGCCACGCTGGTAGCCTGCTGAACCACCAGAAggcccacaccactggactctATCCCTGCTCCCTCTGCCCCAAGCTTCTGCCCAACCTACTGTCCCTCAAGAACCATGGCAGGACCCATACGGACCCCAAGCGCCACCGCTGCAGCATCTGTGGCAAGGCTTTCCGGACAGCTGCCCGGCTGGAGGGCCATGGGCGGGTCCATGCACCCCGGGAGGGGCCCTTCACCTGCCCCCATTGTCCCCGCCACTTCCGTCGCCAAATCAGCTTCCTGCAGCACCAGCAGCAGCACCAGGAGGAATGGACAGTGGCCGGCTCCG GAGCTCCAGCGGCACCAGCAGCGGGCAGAGGGGACTCGTCATTGCCCCCTCCACCTACCCTGACTCCACTCCTGGACCCTTCACCCCAGTGGCCTGCAAACCTCAACTTTTCCCTCTGA